The DNA window GAACTCAAGGTCATTGACGGCCAGGAGGTCGATGGCGTGATCATCTCGCCCTACGCACGACCCCGCTCGGAGGTTGAACGCAGCCTCGCCGGCCTCGACCGGGAATTGGAACCCTACCGCAAGGCGGGCGTCCGGGCCTACCAGAACGGACGGCTTCGAGCCGCACGCGAGGCGTTCGAGATGATCATCGAGCGCCATCCGGGTGACTCGACTTCCATGTGCCGGCTCGGATTGGTGGAATACAAGCTCGAGGAAACAATCGGTGCCGCGGAGATGTTCCGCCGGGCGACGGAAATCGACCCGAAGAATCCTTACGCCCACCGCATGCTTGCCCACTTGCTGAGCAAGCTCGGCGACCAGCGGGAGGCCGCGATCTCGGCCCGACGCGCGGTCGAGCTTGCCCCGTCGAACGAGCAGGGCCACCTGATCCTCGGCAAGATCCAGGCGCTTTCGGGAGACTTCGATCTCGCAGTGGAATCTTTCAAGATCGCGATCTCCTGCGACCCGACCAACGCCGAGGCCCACTACAATATCGCCGCGCTCTGCGCCCGGCAGGGACGCAAGAAGGAAGGTCTCGAGCACTACAAGAAGGCGCTTGAGCTCGGCGCACCTCCGAATCTGGATCTCGAGAAGCGGCTGAGCCGGTGAAGCCGGCATGCCCAAGAGGCCGGAAACGGCAGAGGAAACCGGTTTCCCGCCAACTCCGTGCGGTTGATAGCCGTTTTGCCTTTGACTTTGTTCCGGTCGCCCCCCATTTCCCCGCGCCATGACGCGATCCCCAAACGTCACGATCTTCGCCGACAAAGCCGCAGCCTGCCGGTCGTTGGCCGCGGAGTTGGCGAAGCTCATCCGGGAAACCAACGCCACCGGGCGCTCGGTCGTACTGGGTCTCGCCACCGGTAGCACCCCGATCCCTCTCTACCAGGAACTGATCCGCCTGCATTCCGAGGAGGGACTCTCCTTCTCCCAAGTCATCACCTTCAATCTCGACGAGTATCTCGGCCTCGAGCGCCAACACCCCGAAAGCTACTGGACCTTCATGCACCGGCAGCTTTTCGACCATGTCGATATCCCTGCGGAGAACATCCACATCCCATCCGGTACGGTTGGGGATGTGGCGGCCCACTGCGCCGAGTATGAGGCGGCAATCGAAGCAGCCGGAGGCATCGACTTCCAACTTCTGGGCATCGGCCGGACCGGCCACATCGGTTTCAACGAGCCCGGCTCGCCACGCGACAGCCGCACCCGCCGGATCGAGTTGGATCCGGTCACCCGTGAGGATGCTGCGCCGGCCTTCGGCGGGCTCGACAAGGTTCCGACCCACGCCATCACGATGGGCTGCGGCACGATTCTCGCCGCCCGCCGGATCGGCCTCCTCGCTTTCGGCGCCCACAAGGCGGCCATCGTCCGTGAAGCTATCGAAGGCCCGGTCACCGATCAGGTGAGCGCCTCCTTCCTTCAGGATCACCCGGACGCCTGCTTCTATCTCGACCGGGCTGCGGCCGGGCAACTCTGAGCCTTCCCGGGCTTTTCACAGAAAAATCGCATCGCACGGCGCCGCTTCCGGGGTATGCTCCACGGCATGTCCGAAAAGACGCCCAGCAAGGATCTGCAAGCCGCATGGTCCCGCGCAGCTGACAAGGTGGCCCGCCAGGTCAACCTCGGCTGGTGGACCCAGACCCTCGCCGCGCCCTTGGTCATTCTGGGCCTCGCCGGAGCCTGCGCCCTGCTGCTGGTGCGCCGTCAGCTCCCCGATCTGCCGGTCTGGCAGCTCTCCCTTTGGACCACGGGCACACTCCTCATCGTCGCCGCCGCGGCCTGGCTTTTCGCGAGACGCCGTTTCGAACACCGCGAAGCTTCGATGGTCCGGATTGAGGCGGCGATGCAGATGCGCAACTCTCTGTCAGCGGCCCGCGCGGGCGTCGCTCCTTGGCCGGCCCTTCCGAACCACATCGACCCCGGCCTCTCCTGGAACTGGCAGCGTGTCGTGATCCCGCCGGTGGCGGCGCTCGCGTTTCTCTCGGCCGGTCTCCTGATTCCGCTTTCGGCGGTCGGGGAGGATCCGGGAGCCACACCGGATGAACCGATGGCTTGGGAAAAGATTGAGGCCGACCTCGACCGGCTCGGTGAGGACGATGTCATCGATGAAGCCTATCTCGAGGAGACCAAGAAGAAGCTCGAGGAGCTTCGTTCGAAAGACGAGGAGGAGTGGTTCAGTCACTCTTCTCTGGAAGCCACCGACTCGCTTAAACAGCAGCACGAGTCGGAACTCGAACGGTTGTCCCGCGACCTTGAGCGAGCGGATCGGGCTCTCGGCAGCCTGCAAAAGAATGCTGGCGCAATGCAGCAGGGGCAGAAGGACCAGCTGATGAATCAGTTCGATCAGGCTCTTCAAGGCTTGCAGAACGGCGCCCTTAAGCCGAACCCGGACCTCCTCGACCAGCTGCGGCAGCTCGATCCCAACGACCTCGGCCAACTCAATCAGGAGCAGATCGAGCAGCTTCGGGAAAACCTCCAGAAAGCCGGTGGCGCCTGCAAAGAGTGTCAAGGCGGCGGTGGTGGGCAAGGCGAGGAATGGCTCGACGAACTCATGGACGGCGAAGGCCAAGGCGGAGGCGAGGGTCAGCAACCCGGACCGGACGGAGAGGACGGCCCCGGTGGAAAAGGCGGCGTCGACCGCGGCCCGGGCCACGCCGGAGGAGTTCTCGGCAAGGAAGGGGATCCCCTGAAAACCGGAGACCTCGAGGCTCTTGAGGCCAAGGACCTTTCACGCTCGCTCCCGGGTGACCTGCTTCAGTTGCAGGATGGCGAGCACGAAGTCAGCAAGGATCCGACCAAGCCGCAGACGGGCGGAAGCGTCGAATCCACCGGATCGGGTGGCGATCGGGTCTGGCGCGAGTCGCTCGATCCCGATGAGCAGAAGGCGCTGAAACGCTTTTTCGAGTAATCCCGGATCCCCGGAGTTGGCCCGCTGGAGCGTGAACCCGGAGCCAAATTCCTGCTTTCCAAGCGGGGTTTGGAGCTGCTAGGGTTGCCGAGTCGCAGGGATTTTTCCGCTCCTGTCCCCGATTTTGGAGGAGCGAGCGCCATCTCTCGACAGCAACCCCACCCCACCCTCCGACATGAATACCTCCCTCGCGATCACGCTTGCGGCCGGAATCGCAACCACCGCCGCCTTCGCGGAAAAACCGGTTGATTGCTCGCCGATCGCTGCACGCACGCAGACCACGGCCGAGCGGGCCACCGTCGATCCGATTGAGCTCCTCAAGTTGGTCGACAAGGAGGTCGCCGCCTATCCCGATTGCGCTTGCGAAGTCGTTCGCGCGGCCATCATCGGAACCAACTGCGACGACGCGATTGTCGGCTACGTGGTGGAAACCGCCGTTCGCGCCGCTCCCGAGCACATGCGCCTGATCGCCCAGTGCGCGATCGCGACCGCTCCCGATTCCCTCACGCGAGTCCAGGAAGTCCTCTCCCGCCTCGACCCTGCCGCCGGCAAGGAAGGCAAAAGTGCCAAGAGCGCCAAGGGCAAGGGTATCGAAGTGAAGCCCGCCGCGACCCCACCCAACCCTCTCGACATCCCGCGGATCGAAATTCCGCCGATCCCGCCGGTGATTGTTCCGCCGCCCTCGACTCCGACCGATTTCCGTCGGCCTCCGGTGGAAGAGGAAATCCCGGGCTGAGCAACGCTGGGAACATTTTTCGGAAAAGCCGGAACCTCAGGGTGCCGGCTTTTTTCGTGCTTGGACTCAGCGCTCGGCCGTGCCGCGGACTCCCGGGACCAGGATCACCGCCACGATCATCGAGCAGAGGATCCCAAGGACCGCCACCTTCCCGAGGCTCGCCAAGGCGTCGATCGAGGCGAACGCGAGCGATCCGAATCCGATCGCGGTAGAGCAGCCGCAGAACAGGACCGCCTTCCCGGTACCGTTCCAAACCGCCCGGACATTCCCTCCTGTCCGACGCAGGGCGAGCAGGATGTGGATGGCATAGTCCAGTCCGGTTCCGAGAAGCAGCGGCGTCGCCGCGATGTTGAGGAAGTTCCACTCAATCCCTGCGAGCCTCATCGCTGCCAGCAACAGCAGGCCGCTCAGCGACATTGCCAGCACCGCGGTTGTTACATCCTTCACGCGTCGGAAGACCAGCGTCAGCATGAGAAGCATCAGTCCCGCCATCGGCAGAAAGACATCGATCAAGTCCTTCTTCACCAGCGGCAACACTGCGGGTTTGAGCAAAGACCACCCGGCGAGATGAATTCCTTCGCCTCCGAGACGACGCAGGTCCTTGAGATCCTCAACCCCGAGGCCATCCGGATCCGAAAGCTCCAAGGTTCCCAACAGATACCCGCCGCCGTCCGTCGCACGGCTTGCCACACCACGCAGGATCTCGGCCGATGCCTCACCGTCCGGCATGCGGCCGTCCGACAACGATCCGACCGAGCCCATCGCTTCGAGGACGGACCTTCCGAGGGCCGTCCCCTCTTCGGAAAACCCGGCCGCATCCGCCGCCGCAATGAGCCGATCCTTCGACTCGGCAAGTTTTTCGATCTGCTCGCGGTTGGCAGCCATCCGACCGGGTTCGGGCCACCATAGCGATGGAAGCTCGAATGCCTCGACCAGATCGGGACGCTCGGACGCCAGTTCTTCCAGAGAAGATTCCAGACTCGCGATCCGCCGGCTCACCTCTTGATCGGTGTCGCCCTCGACCACCAATCGAATGGCCGGAGATCCCCAGTCCGGGAAGTGCTCCTGAATCCGCTCGAAGGTCGCCATTGAGGCGCTGTTTCTCGGTCGCAGCAGGCTGCGGTCGAACTCCACCCCGGGGAGGCCCCGAATTCCGAGAACCACGAGCGCCGCGAGTGCCAGACCACCCAGCAGCGCCAGCGAACCGACACGCCCCGGAACCCAAGCGGTCTTGTGCCCGATCGCCGGACGGCCCGCGCCGACCCGAGCAACCCAAGGCACATAAATGCCGAGCATGAACAACGCCCCGAGAACCACCCCGATGCCCACCACCGTTCCCAGCTGCGCGATTCCGGGCAAGCCGCTCAGGTTGAGGGCAAGGAACACGGCTGCTGTCGTGGCCGCGGCCCAACCGATCGACCGGGCCGTGGCCCGATAGATGGGTAACTGGTCGTGGCCGCAGACCTTGGCCTCCTGGCAGATGAGAACGCCATAGTCGACCGCGAGGCCGATCAGGATCGCCGCGAACCCGGCCGCCATGATACTGAGTTCACCGTAGACCCAGCCGGCGATCCCGAGCGTCGCGACGAAGACCAGCGCCAAGGTCACCGACAGGCCGGCGAGCAGACCGATACGGCGCTGCATGAGCAGGAATAGCAGACCGATCACCACCGAGGTGATCCCGACAGTGCCGCGCATGTCGCCCTCCATCGCGCCACCGATCTCCGCCTCGAAGGCAGGATCACCGGTATAGGCGGCCCGGATTCCGTTCTCATCCGCCCACGGGTCGATCACCGCCCTGACCTCACTCAGCCAGGCATCCGCCTCGCGGTAGCCGGCTACGGGACGTGGCGCGTCGATAAAAATCAACTGCGCCATGCCATCGGCGCTCTCGAATCCTTCACCTCCGCCCTCGGACGCTGCGAAAAACGACCGCAGAGCCGAGTGATCGAGAAACCCAAAGGGATCATGCGCCGACTGGACGATGTCCATGCCGTCCAGCGCGGTCGCCACCCGTTCCATGGCGTCCTCCATCGAACCCGCGATTTCTTTCTCGGATAGACGGCCAGCCAGTGTCTCCAACTCCTCCGGCTCACCGTTAAGCCACAACCAGGCGAACAACTCGGCCATTCCTTCCGGACTATCGCGCCAGCGCGGCTGCCAGCGCACCGAGTCGCTTGCTCCCGAGTCCTTCAGGAGTTCTCCCAGCTCGGCCGCCCGATCCGGCAGCATTCCTGCCATCTCGTCATCAGCCTCCAGCAGCACGATCAGCTCGCCCTTCTTCGAGAAGACCCGCTGGAAAGCCTGAAGTCCGCTGACCTCGGGCATAGCATCCGGAAGAACCGCGAGCGGATCGGTCTCGAACCGAATGCGCCCGAGCCCTGCCGCCCCGATCAGCGCCAGCAGCAACAGAAGCGCAACCTTCCACCATTTCCGCATCAGCGCGAAACCACGGGAAGCGGCCTCAGGTTCCAAGCACCAAATTCGACCGCATCCACCGATTTCCCCTTGGCAAAGCGCCGCACCCGCGACGACCTAGGGGCATGCGCTTTCTTCTCGCCCTGCTCCTGCTCGCTCCGCTGCGCGCCGAAGTCGACACCGCCCCGCTCGAAGCGTGGTTGAAACGACAGGCCGGCATCCGGACCTTGGAGGCCGACTTCACCCAGGAACGCAAGCTTCCCGCACTGAAGAATCCGGTCACCACCCCGGGGACATTGGCGATGACCCGCGATGGAAAGCTGCGCTGGGACCTCGGTCAGCCCGCCAAGACCATCGCTGTCTCCGATGGTGAGAAGGTCACTCTCGTCGATGTTGAAAAAAAGCAAGCCCGCAGCATCGACGCCGACTCGCCCCGGGCGCGTTCATTCACGATGTTGTCCGGCGACTCAATCAATGGCGGACTCGAGAGCTTCAGGAAGTCCTTCGATCTCGTCGAGTCACGCGTCACCCAAGGCATCTACCAGCTCACCACCCGCCCGAAGGACCGCAACATGCGGGGCAAGGTGTCGTGGGTGTTCTTCGACATCGACCCCGGCAAGAACGAGCTGCGCGCACTCGAGATCCAGCTCGATGACAAGTCGCGGATCCGAACAATCTTCCGCAACAGCCGGTTCAACCGGGATATTCCGGCAGCGAGATTCAACGTCGACCTCAGCGGCTACGAGGTTCGCTGAGCCCTTCGCCGTGGTCCGGCGGCTTCGGCCGGCCCATGAGGGGCGGAGGTTCCGGAGCGATCGGTTCTCCCAAGAGGACCTCATCCCCCGCCGGCGGACCGGGAGGCAATGCGACGATGCCGGTGAGGGGCGGGTGCTCACCCATGACCGGCGGTCGCTCGTCGCGCTTCGCGCAGCTGGCAAGAGCAAGAGCGCTTCCGGCGAGACCCGCGCCCGCCACTTGTGACGCCAGCCGCCGGGCGGAGCGGGTCCTCGGGCAATCCTTCACGACCGTCGTGCCATCCGCCCGCCGGATCATCCGGATGCAGGCACCACCGCGCGAGATGAGATTCTCGGCCTCATCGCGGGTCATTTCGCTGAGGTTGTGGACGTGCTTCCGGCAGTGCGAACAGAAGCGCTTCCGATCGTCACCTTCCATCTCCTCCCAATGGGCAGGGCACCGGAATGACAGTTGCAGGCGGTCGAGCAGATTCATCGTTTCAGGTCCATTGCCGGCAGCCACCCGAATCGTGACAGGTTTCTCCGCTCAGGGAGCGGTCGCGAAAGGATTCGCGGTCTGGCGGGTGCGCACCTCGCTGGGCATCCATGTCCATGGATTGACACCCTTCTCGCCGAACACCGCCAAACCCACCACTCCAACGTTCCGGGTATCACCGTGACGGCGATTCGTGTACGAGCCGCCGACACTGGAGAACTCGAATCTCGCGACCCGGTCCCAACCGCTTCTCCATCCCTTGACTTCGAGGGTCTCGCCGGGGGCGATCACATAGCCTCGTTTGGAGAATGACGCCGGCTTGCCATCGATCACGTCGAGTCCGTCCACACTCAACACCACCTCAAGCCGGCTTTTGCAGCGGTTCTTCAGGAAGATCAAATAGCTGCTTCCGGGCGAACCGACCGTGAACCTCTTGCCGCCTGACTTGTAGCTGGGCAAATACCGGAAGCCGCCCTTGATCCCCCATTCGATCACCTCGCCAGCCGCCTTCTGCGCTCCGTCGACCTTGTACTTGTATCCGGTCATGGCATCCACCCCCTTACGATCATTGTAGTAGATCACATCGGTTCCCAACGGCTTGGGTGACGCCCGCACGAATGTCTGCTTGTGCCATTCGTCTCGGACTTCCTCACCGAACCCCGTCGCCAGCCCCGGCCGCTCTTCGGGCTTCACCGGAGCATTCCTGGGCTTGGCACCCGACGGCGCTTCAGCCGAGATCGGCATAGCGGGCGAATACTCGGCATCCACAGGAACGAAGTTGGGCCTACATGAGGAGACCCAAACCACCACCGCCAACGGCAAAACCCATCGACCCGGCTCCAACTTGCGAAACAGCTCAAATCCCATGATGCTAGAAAAGCAGCATATCATCGGCGGCCCCGTCAATCCTTTAGTGCTGTTTTTTTAGCACTTGTGCATTGAACCGGCCCCACCTTGTGCTAGTTT is part of the Haloferula helveola genome and encodes:
- the nagB gene encoding glucosamine-6-phosphate deaminase, with product MTRSPNVTIFADKAAACRSLAAELAKLIRETNATGRSVVLGLATGSTPIPLYQELIRLHSEEGLSFSQVITFNLDEYLGLERQHPESYWTFMHRQLFDHVDIPAENIHIPSGTVGDVAAHCAEYEAAIEAAGGIDFQLLGIGRTGHIGFNEPGSPRDSRTRRIELDPVTREDAAPAFGGLDKVPTHAITMGCGTILAARRIGLLAFGAHKAAIVREAIEGPVTDQVSASFLQDHPDACFYLDRAAAGQL
- a CDS encoding MMPL family transporter — translated: MRKWWKVALLLLLALIGAAGLGRIRFETDPLAVLPDAMPEVSGLQAFQRVFSKKGELIVLLEADDEMAGMLPDRAAELGELLKDSGASDSVRWQPRWRDSPEGMAELFAWLWLNGEPEELETLAGRLSEKEIAGSMEDAMERVATALDGMDIVQSAHDPFGFLDHSALRSFFAASEGGGEGFESADGMAQLIFIDAPRPVAGYREADAWLSEVRAVIDPWADENGIRAAYTGDPAFEAEIGGAMEGDMRGTVGITSVVIGLLFLLMQRRIGLLAGLSVTLALVFVATLGIAGWVYGELSIMAAGFAAILIGLAVDYGVLICQEAKVCGHDQLPIYRATARSIGWAAATTAAVFLALNLSGLPGIAQLGTVVGIGVVLGALFMLGIYVPWVARVGAGRPAIGHKTAWVPGRVGSLALLGGLALAALVVLGIRGLPGVEFDRSLLRPRNSASMATFERIQEHFPDWGSPAIRLVVEGDTDQEVSRRIASLESSLEELASERPDLVEAFELPSLWWPEPGRMAANREQIEKLAESKDRLIAAADAAGFSEEGTALGRSVLEAMGSVGSLSDGRMPDGEASAEILRGVASRATDGGGYLLGTLELSDPDGLGVEDLKDLRRLGGEGIHLAGWSLLKPAVLPLVKKDLIDVFLPMAGLMLLMLTLVFRRVKDVTTAVLAMSLSGLLLLAAMRLAGIEWNFLNIAATPLLLGTGLDYAIHILLALRRTGGNVRAVWNGTGKAVLFCGCSTAIGFGSLAFASIDALASLGKVAVLGILCSMIVAVILVPGVRGTAER
- a CDS encoding outer membrane lipoprotein carrier protein LolA produces the protein MRFLLALLLLAPLRAEVDTAPLEAWLKRQAGIRTLEADFTQERKLPALKNPVTTPGTLAMTRDGKLRWDLGQPAKTIAVSDGEKVTLVDVEKKQARSIDADSPRARSFTMLSGDSINGGLESFRKSFDLVESRVTQGIYQLTTRPKDRNMRGKVSWVFFDIDPGKNELRALEIQLDDKSRIRTIFRNSRFNRDIPAARFNVDLSGYEVR